The proteins below come from a single Myxococcales bacterium genomic window:
- the thrS gene encoding threonine--tRNA ligase — MGAMKTGRELLAEKGLLKDVVALSVAGKVVDLHTPIDEGAEYTRILSTDPQGLAVIRHSTAHVMADAVQRLFPGTKVTIGPSIDDGFYYDFAKAEGTFSEEDLAKIEKAMLEIVGKKSPFRRVPVSRDEALARFRGMGESFKVEIIERIPAGEEISLYFHGEPGHEWVDVCEGPHVPNTGYLKAIKLTSVAGAYWRGDEKNPMLQRIYGTAFPSKEALEEHLRLLEEAKQRDHRKLGKELDLFLFDPVAPAMPFFLPKGAYVYNSLVSFVRNLYEGEGYEEVITPQAFDPRLFRTSGHLGNYNENMYRLWTEDEVDGVAQAHASDPAKAAALGEVLRAESFALKPMNCPSHCIIFGSRKRSYRELPWRVADFGRLHRYERGGVVHGLSRVRSFCQDDAHIFCTRAQVPAEIEKFIGFLNLVYKAFGFERIDIKLATRPDKRIGTEADWDEAEAALEQGLKNAGLPFEITPGEGAFYGPKVEFHIHDALKRSWQLGTIQYDPNLPERFDLGYVGEDGKEHRPIMLHRAILGSLERFFSVYLEHSGGNFPAWIAPRQAVVLTVSEKVDAYATDVARRLRERGLRVDLDVSADKLGAKIRNARLARFPYMLVVGAKEAETGAVGVRSRDKGELGAMPVDTFAELLLAEGRPPSARV, encoded by the coding sequence ATGGGTGCAATGAAGACAGGGCGAGAGCTGCTCGCCGAGAAGGGCCTCCTCAAGGACGTCGTGGCGCTGTCGGTCGCCGGCAAGGTCGTCGACCTCCACACGCCGATCGATGAGGGTGCAGAATACACGCGAATCCTCTCGACCGATCCGCAGGGGCTCGCCGTCATCCGGCACTCGACCGCGCACGTCATGGCCGACGCGGTGCAGCGCCTCTTCCCGGGCACGAAGGTCACCATCGGCCCGTCGATCGACGACGGCTTCTATTACGACTTCGCGAAGGCCGAGGGCACCTTCTCCGAGGAAGACCTCGCCAAGATCGAGAAGGCGATGCTCGAGATCGTCGGCAAGAAGTCGCCGTTCCGGCGCGTCCCCGTGAGCCGCGACGAGGCGCTCGCGCGGTTCCGCGGCATGGGCGAGTCGTTCAAGGTCGAGATCATCGAGCGCATCCCCGCGGGCGAGGAGATCTCCCTCTATTTCCACGGCGAGCCGGGGCACGAGTGGGTCGACGTGTGCGAGGGCCCGCACGTCCCCAACACCGGGTACCTGAAGGCCATCAAGCTCACCAGCGTCGCGGGCGCTTACTGGCGGGGCGACGAGAAGAACCCGATGCTCCAGCGCATCTACGGCACCGCCTTCCCCTCGAAGGAGGCGCTGGAGGAGCACCTGCGGCTGCTCGAGGAGGCGAAGCAGCGCGACCACCGCAAGCTCGGAAAAGAGCTCGATCTCTTCCTCTTCGACCCGGTCGCGCCCGCGATGCCCTTCTTCTTGCCGAAGGGGGCGTACGTGTACAACTCCCTCGTCAGCTTCGTGCGCAACCTCTACGAGGGCGAGGGCTACGAGGAGGTCATCACGCCGCAGGCGTTCGACCCGCGCCTCTTCCGCACGAGCGGCCACCTCGGCAACTACAACGAGAACATGTACCGCCTGTGGACCGAGGACGAGGTCGACGGCGTCGCGCAGGCCCACGCGAGCGATCCGGCCAAGGCGGCGGCGCTGGGCGAGGTCTTGCGCGCGGAGAGCTTCGCGCTCAAGCCGATGAACTGCCCGAGTCACTGCATCATCTTCGGGTCGCGCAAGCGCTCCTACCGCGAGCTCCCGTGGCGCGTGGCCGACTTCGGGCGTCTCCACCGCTACGAGCGCGGTGGCGTCGTGCACGGCCTCTCCCGCGTGCGCTCGTTCTGCCAGGACGACGCCCACATCTTCTGCACGAGGGCGCAGGTCCCGGCCGAGATCGAGAAGTTCATCGGCTTCTTGAACCTCGTCTACAAGGCCTTCGGCTTCGAGCGCATCGACATCAAGCTGGCGACCCGGCCGGACAAGCGCATCGGCACCGAGGCCGACTGGGACGAGGCCGAGGCCGCGCTCGAGCAGGGGCTCAAGAACGCCGGACTGCCTTTCGAGATCACCCCGGGCGAGGGCGCCTTCTACGGACCGAAGGTGGAGTTTCACATCCACGACGCGCTGAAGCGGAGCTGGCAGCTCGGCACCATCCAGTACGATCCGAACCTGCCCGAGCGCTTCGACCTCGGCTACGTCGGGGAAGACGGCAAGGAGCACCGGCCGATCATGCTCCACCGCGCGATCTTGGGCTCGCTCGAGCGCTTCTTCAGCGTGTACCTCGAGCACTCGGGCGGGAATTTCCCTGCGTGGATCGCGCCGAGGCAGGCCGTCGTGCTCACCGTGAGCGAGAAGGTCGACGCCTACGCCACGGACGTGGCGCGGCGCCTCCGCGAGCGAGGCCTGCGGGTCGATCTCGACGTGAGCGCGGACAAGCTCGGGGCGAAGATCCGCAACGCGCGCCTCGCGCGGTTCCCCTACATGCTCGTGGTCGGCGCGAAAGAGGCCGAGACGGGCGCGGTGGGAGTCCGCTCTCGCGACAAGGGTGAGCTCGGCGCGATGCCGGTCGACACCTTCGCCGAGCTGCTCCTCGCCGAGGGGCGGCCTCCAAGCGCTCGCGTGTGA
- a CDS encoding metallophosphoesterase, which translates to MPQLVQPLPPGPLAIVGDVHGEIEALDRLLERLAADATPRTLVFVGDLVDRGPDSVAVVRRVAALIAEGRALATLGNHELNILLGDRKEGNGWFFGHPDHAQIEGAEVPFDSVPASPADRDEVLELLRRLPLVLERDDVRVVHAGYSAATVARLPAEGDPAALSKAAEQATRADLAARGVPAAAAKERAELAGLRDQHVKPDRHLAAVAEEDSALQLRNPVKLLTSGAEVPVAPGEHFFVGGKWRFVCRDRWWREPVDRPTVVGHYWRRRGAPVPGKVDVWDDVPPFAWSGDVFCVDYSVGRRFAERHAGRKTEFTGGLGALLWPERTVVFDDRDETTPTAPPR; encoded by the coding sequence ATGCCCCAGCTCGTGCAGCCGCTGCCCCCTGGGCCCCTCGCGATCGTGGGCGACGTGCACGGCGAAATCGAGGCTCTCGACCGCCTCCTCGAGCGCCTCGCGGCCGACGCCACGCCGCGCACCCTCGTGTTCGTCGGCGATCTGGTCGATCGCGGGCCCGACAGCGTCGCTGTGGTGCGGCGCGTCGCCGCGCTCATCGCGGAGGGGCGCGCGCTCGCGACCCTGGGAAACCACGAGCTCAACATCCTGCTCGGGGACCGCAAGGAGGGCAACGGCTGGTTCTTCGGGCACCCCGACCACGCGCAGATCGAGGGGGCCGAGGTGCCGTTCGACTCGGTCCCGGCCTCCCCGGCCGACCGCGACGAGGTCCTCGAGCTGCTGAGGAGGCTCCCCCTCGTGCTCGAGCGCGACGACGTGCGCGTGGTCCACGCGGGATACTCGGCCGCCACGGTCGCGCGCCTGCCGGCGGAGGGCGACCCCGCGGCCCTCTCGAAGGCAGCCGAGCAGGCCACACGCGCCGATCTGGCCGCTCGCGGCGTCCCGGCCGCGGCTGCGAAGGAGCGGGCGGAGCTCGCCGGCCTCCGCGACCAGCACGTGAAGCCCGATCGCCACCTCGCCGCGGTCGCCGAAGAGGACAGCGCGCTGCAGCTCCGGAACCCCGTGAAGCTGCTCACCTCCGGCGCGGAGGTGCCCGTCGCGCCGGGGGAGCACTTCTTCGTGGGCGGGAAATGGCGCTTCGTCTGTCGGGATCGATGGTGGCGCGAGCCCGTGGATCGCCCCACGGTCGTGGGGCACTACTGGCGACGGCGGGGAGCGCCCGTGCCTGGCAAGGTCGATGTGTGGGACGACGTGCCCCCGTTCGCGTGGTCGGGCGACGTGTTCTGCGTCGACTACAGCGTCGGGCGGCGCTTCGCAGAGCGCCACGCGGGGCGCAAGACCGAGTTCACCGGCGGCCTCGGCGCGCTGCTGTGGCCCGAGCGGACCGTCGTGTTCGACGACCGCGACGAGACCACACCGACCGCCCCGCCGCGCTGA
- a CDS encoding transposase, with the protein MAKYEVSVHGAARVMVAPSPKPLFPRAMLHTSVLAWLAVQNFALGVPNYRLERHVSAMGESLDRSTMCRNLEGLGSTLGATIVHALPRDAIETCSVDRRHGRRHPAGRPRRWPQARLQEGHLLNHLHAFALSFVPSIAMCPSLTRPAFWQSRKTCKNMPASASRCCLRNDAIESWSGCWSPASTRNPVSSQVARSVRRDDGLPTQDEAARLEPGPCSLDRLE; encoded by the coding sequence GTGGCGAAGTACGAAGTCTCCGTTCACGGCGCGGCGAGGGTGATGGTCGCGCCCTCGCCGAAGCCGCTGTTCCCGCGCGCCATGCTCCACACCTCGGTGCTCGCCTGGCTCGCCGTGCAGAATTTCGCGCTCGGGGTCCCGAACTACCGCCTCGAGCGACACGTCTCGGCGATGGGCGAGTCCCTCGATCGCTCGACCATGTGCCGCAACCTCGAGGGCCTCGGCAGCACGCTCGGCGCGACCATCGTGCACGCCTTGCCGCGCGACGCCATCGAGACGTGCTCGGTCGACCGACGCCACGGGCGCCGCCATCCAGCCGGGCGCCCGCGACGGTGGCCCCAAGCGCGCCTGCAAGAAGGGCATCTTCTTAACCACTTGCACGCGTTCGCTTTGAGCTTCGTGCCGTCGATCGCGATGTGCCCCAGCTTGACCAGGCCTGCCTTCTGGCAGAGCCGCAAGACCTGCAAAAACATGCCGGCGAGCGCTTCGAGGTGTTGCTTGCGAAACGACGCGATCGAGTCGTGGTCGGGGTGCTGGTCGCCAGCGAGCACGCGAAACCCAGTGTCCTCGCAGGTCGCACGCTCAGTGCGTCGGGACGATGGCTTGCCCACGCAGGACGAGGCCGCGCGGCTCGAGCCAGGGCCATGCTCACTCGATCGCCTCGAGTGA
- a CDS encoding TetR/AcrR family transcriptional regulator: MAFDPFSPRKVARQSRARGTIDEIIQASAQIVSRHGLERLTTNHIAERAGVSVGSLYQYFPGKDAVLHALIEREFNRTVDALVARIEATCAATTPLDQAIAGLVDLVFELNARNAPFLRQLVLAAVSLKHLRFTLDNDVRVLAALRAKLAEYGDDVDAEGLELATFVALYALKGVQIGMVFGSREHDNEHLRALLVRMMCALLAPPR; encoded by the coding sequence ATGGCGTTCGATCCATTCTCCCCTCGCAAGGTCGCCCGCCAGTCACGCGCTCGCGGGACCATCGACGAAATCATCCAGGCCTCGGCGCAGATCGTCTCTCGCCACGGCCTCGAGCGCCTCACGACCAACCACATCGCCGAGCGAGCGGGCGTCAGCGTGGGCTCGCTCTACCAGTACTTCCCCGGCAAGGACGCCGTGCTCCACGCGCTCATCGAGCGCGAGTTCAACCGCACCGTGGACGCGCTCGTGGCGCGCATCGAGGCGACCTGCGCCGCGACCACGCCGCTCGACCAGGCGATCGCCGGCCTCGTGGACCTCGTGTTCGAGCTGAACGCGCGCAACGCCCCCTTCCTCCGGCAGCTCGTGCTGGCCGCCGTGTCGCTCAAGCACCTCCGGTTCACGCTCGATAACGACGTGCGCGTGCTCGCCGCGCTCCGCGCGAAGCTCGCCGAGTACGGCGACGACGTCGACGCGGAGGGGCTCGAGCTCGCGACGTTCGTCGCGCTCTACGCGCTGAAGGGCGTCCAGATCGGGATGGTGTTCGGGAGTCGCGAGCACGACAACGAGCACCTGCGAGCGCTGCTCGTGCGGATGATGTGCGCCCTCCTCGCGCCGCCACGGTAG
- a CDS encoding serine hydrolase, with translation MAKLGLGRRDVVAGLSAMTAMGLLGCGKADGPADTADAGAGPIPTPSGSTTAPPPPPSGDYFPPNGSDAWETADPAATGWSPAGLDALVKLVEANKSSSFMMLVDGRVLLERYFLTATATTQTDVASVQKSFTSTLIGLARDRKLLTLDDTVSSHLPAGWSKADPADEARITLRHLMTHSSGLNPNTLVKVAEPGARFDYNTNAYQKLRAVLEKVAAKDINALSREWLFDAIGVGGTWVSRGQVDPVGAPIWGLELRARDMARFGLLATRGGLWSGKPVTAAGWFAEAWTPSAAKADYGLLWWLQGRGSMKGKAPADLVSALGARDQKIYVVPSMKLVVTRQGLAAGTAAEAESDFDAQLLKAIADARA, from the coding sequence ATGGCGAAACTTGGGTTAGGGAGGCGGGACGTCGTCGCCGGGCTGTCGGCGATGACCGCGATGGGGCTCTTGGGTTGCGGGAAGGCCGACGGGCCAGCCGACACCGCGGACGCGGGCGCCGGCCCGATCCCCACGCCCTCGGGCTCGACGACGGCGCCGCCGCCCCCGCCGAGCGGCGACTACTTCCCGCCCAACGGCTCGGACGCGTGGGAGACCGCCGACCCCGCCGCGACGGGCTGGTCACCCGCCGGTCTCGACGCGCTGGTGAAGCTCGTCGAGGCCAACAAGTCGAGCTCGTTCATGATGCTCGTCGACGGGCGCGTGCTGCTCGAGCGCTACTTCCTGACGGCCACGGCGACGACCCAGACCGACGTGGCTTCGGTGCAGAAGAGCTTCACCTCGACCCTGATCGGGCTCGCACGCGATCGCAAGCTCCTCACCCTCGACGACACGGTGTCCTCTCACCTGCCCGCGGGCTGGTCGAAGGCCGACCCCGCCGACGAGGCGCGCATCACCCTGCGTCACCTGATGACTCACTCGAGCGGCCTCAACCCCAACACGCTCGTGAAGGTGGCGGAGCCGGGCGCGCGGTTCGACTACAACACGAACGCCTACCAGAAGCTCCGCGCGGTGCTCGAGAAGGTGGCCGCGAAGGACATCAACGCGCTCTCTCGGGAGTGGCTCTTCGACGCGATCGGCGTCGGCGGGACCTGGGTCAGCCGCGGCCAGGTGGATCCGGTCGGCGCGCCCATCTGGGGCCTCGAGCTCCGCGCCCGGGACATGGCGCGGTTCGGCCTCCTGGCGACGCGGGGCGGCCTGTGGTCGGGCAAGCCCGTCACCGCCGCGGGGTGGTTCGCCGAGGCGTGGACGCCCTCGGCGGCGAAGGCCGACTACGGGCTCCTGTGGTGGCTCCAGGGACGCGGCAGCATGAAGGGCAAGGCGCCGGCCGATCTCGTCTCGGCGCTGGGCGCCCGGGACCAGAAGATCTACGTGGTCCCCAGCATGAAGCTCGTCGTCACGCGGCAAGGGCTCGCCGCGGGGACGGCCGCAGAGGCCGAGTCCGACTTCGACGCCCAGCTGCTCAAGGCCATCGCGGACGCCCGCGCGTGA
- a CDS encoding alpha/beta hydrolase, whose amino-acid sequence MRRAARGLDPEPTGQTAQTGQTGQRVRAALATAMFALSATGCLSFHSGPMPGEPKGATFASVAGARVRYTDTAAGDEAEKKKPPVVLVHGFAATLETWTAVVPVLRRTHRVIALDLKGFGWTDRPEGDYSPDAEARLVLGLMTHLGVARAAVVGHSWGASVTLAAAMAAPERVERIAIYDPWAYEEQLPLFFHWARADGVGEALFGAYYTQRAEDRLTLAFFDKKYVTEELVSSVEAALERPGTKASALAAVRGQRYALVEDRYRTITQRALVMIGREDGVTLLKYGERLSRDLRNSRLIVYPQCGHFPMIEAAAASTRDLHAFLLEGPPHDPSSRVAPETAAP is encoded by the coding sequence ATGAGGCGCGCGGCGCGTGGGCTAGACCCAGAGCCGACGGGGCAGACGGCGCAGACGGGGCAGACGGGGCAGCGCGTGCGCGCGGCCCTCGCGACGGCGATGTTCGCTCTCTCCGCCACCGGTTGCCTCTCGTTCCACTCGGGCCCAATGCCCGGAGAGCCCAAGGGCGCGACCTTCGCCTCCGTGGCAGGGGCGCGCGTGAGGTACACAGACACCGCGGCGGGCGACGAGGCCGAGAAGAAGAAGCCGCCGGTCGTGCTGGTGCACGGGTTCGCGGCGACGCTCGAGACCTGGACCGCGGTGGTACCGGTCCTGCGCCGCACCCACCGGGTCATCGCGCTCGACCTCAAGGGCTTCGGCTGGACCGACCGGCCGGAGGGGGACTACTCGCCGGACGCCGAGGCGAGGTTGGTCCTCGGGCTCATGACCCACCTCGGCGTCGCGCGCGCGGCCGTGGTCGGGCACTCGTGGGGCGCGTCGGTCACTCTCGCGGCGGCCATGGCGGCGCCCGAGCGCGTCGAGCGCATCGCGATCTACGACCCTTGGGCGTACGAAGAGCAGCTGCCTCTCTTCTTCCACTGGGCGCGGGCGGACGGCGTGGGCGAGGCGCTCTTCGGTGCATACTACACGCAGCGCGCGGAGGACCGCCTGACCCTCGCGTTCTTCGACAAGAAGTACGTGACCGAGGAGCTCGTGAGCTCGGTCGAGGCTGCGCTCGAGCGCCCCGGCACCAAAGCGTCCGCCCTCGCGGCGGTGCGCGGTCAACGCTACGCGCTCGTCGAGGACCGCTACCGCACGATCACCCAGCGAGCGCTCGTGATGATCGGGCGGGAGGACGGCGTCACCCTGCTCAAGTACGGCGAGCGGCTGAGCCGCGATCTGCGCAACTCGCGCCTCATCGTGTACCCGCAGTGCGGACATTTCCCCATGATCGAGGCGGCCGCGGCCTCCACCCGAGACCTCCACGCGTTCCTCCTCGAGGGGCCGCCGCACGACCCCTCGTCGCGGGTCGCGCCGGAGACGGCCGCACCATGA
- a CDS encoding TIGR04551 family protein has translation MSRPSSRFRRGRLGPRAGVVALVALVALGVLSALRPGTAHATGFAELGEDIVQRDKVHVELDGYLRVRGEALTNLDLDRGLTPSGDPLYPVSRADPKAQTLTHWDMRARMDVKVFAPGSTLAVKLRLDALDNLSLGSVPDGAPAASASQRSPSDPLKVRRAYGEALLPFGVLAAGRMGTHWGLGLVANGGDCLDCDSADAADRLALVTPVLDHIVAIAYDFSATGPIGTRPAQNRVLDLERTTNVRTATLAFLRGWSKESLARRKKAGKTTADYGGYLTHRWQRDDVPASYLPTAQPLDLSTSQDAQIMSRGLTATGVDAWAKLVTPTLRLEAEISLVMSTIDQASVIPGVLLRDPVKARQLGAAFESDYGGEDGRAAVGLDLGYASGDPAPGFGVVQKPGAKAPKPGDLDGPQANPRADNRIDNFRFHPDFRVDRILFREIIGTVTDATYLRPHARVRLIDESSFRVTASAAAIASVANFAESTPGGKKPLGVELDPSLTYEHKDGFFATLDYAVLFPLSGLDNPQVGLFAKPAQLVRVRLNYVF, from the coding sequence ATGAGCCGCCCCTCGTCCCGCTTCCGCCGCGGGCGGCTCGGCCCCCGGGCCGGCGTGGTCGCGCTCGTCGCGCTCGTCGCGCTCGGTGTGCTCAGCGCGCTCAGGCCTGGGACCGCGCACGCCACCGGGTTCGCCGAGCTCGGCGAGGACATCGTGCAGCGCGACAAAGTGCACGTCGAGCTCGACGGGTACCTCCGCGTGCGCGGCGAGGCGCTCACCAACCTGGACCTCGATCGCGGCCTGACGCCGTCGGGCGATCCGCTCTACCCGGTCTCGCGCGCCGATCCGAAGGCGCAGACGCTCACCCACTGGGACATGCGCGCGCGCATGGACGTGAAGGTGTTCGCGCCGGGCTCGACCCTTGCGGTGAAGCTCCGCCTCGACGCGCTCGACAACCTGAGCCTCGGCAGCGTGCCCGACGGCGCGCCCGCCGCGAGCGCGAGTCAACGCTCGCCGAGCGATCCGCTGAAGGTGCGGCGCGCGTACGGCGAGGCGCTGCTCCCGTTCGGCGTGCTCGCGGCCGGCCGCATGGGCACCCACTGGGGCCTCGGCCTCGTCGCGAACGGCGGCGACTGCCTCGACTGCGACTCCGCCGACGCGGCCGACCGGCTCGCGCTCGTCACGCCCGTGCTCGATCACATCGTCGCGATCGCCTACGACTTCTCGGCGACCGGGCCGATCGGCACGCGGCCCGCGCAGAACCGCGTGCTCGACCTCGAGCGCACGACCAACGTGCGCACGGCGACGCTCGCGTTCCTCCGCGGCTGGAGCAAGGAGTCGCTCGCGCGGCGCAAGAAGGCCGGCAAGACCACCGCCGACTACGGCGGCTACCTCACGCACCGGTGGCAGCGCGACGACGTGCCCGCCTCCTACCTGCCCACCGCGCAGCCGCTCGACCTCTCCACCTCGCAAGACGCGCAGATCATGTCGCGCGGGCTCACCGCCACGGGCGTCGACGCCTGGGCGAAGCTCGTGACGCCCACGCTGCGCCTCGAGGCCGAGATCTCGCTCGTGATGTCGACCATCGATCAGGCGAGCGTCATCCCGGGCGTGCTGCTCCGCGATCCCGTGAAGGCGCGGCAGCTCGGCGCCGCGTTCGAGTCCGACTACGGCGGCGAGGACGGGCGCGCCGCCGTGGGCCTCGATCTCGGGTACGCCAGCGGCGATCCCGCGCCGGGGTTCGGCGTCGTCCAGAAGCCCGGCGCGAAGGCCCCGAAGCCGGGCGATCTCGACGGCCCGCAGGCGAACCCTCGCGCCGACAACCGCATCGACAACTTCCGATTTCACCCCGATTTCCGCGTCGATCGCATCTTGTTCCGCGAGATCATCGGCACCGTGACCGACGCGACGTACCTCCGGCCGCACGCGCGCGTGCGCCTCATCGACGAGTCGAGCTTCCGCGTCACCGCCAGCGCCGCCGCGATCGCGAGCGTGGCCAACTTCGCCGAGTCGACGCCCGGCGGGAAGAAGCCCCTCGGCGTCGAGCTCGATCCGTCGCTCACGTACGAGCACAAGGACGGGTTCTTCGCGACGCTCGACTACGCCGTCCTCTTCCCGCTCTCGGGGCTAGACAACCCGCAGGTCGGCCTCTTCGCCAAGCCCGCGCAGCTCGTGCGCGTCCGCCTCAACTACGTATTTTGA